The following coding sequences lie in one Narcine bancroftii isolate sNarBan1 unplaced genomic scaffold, sNarBan1.hap1 Scaffold_163, whole genome shotgun sequence genomic window:
- the LOC138750525 gene encoding uncharacterized protein: protein MKQTEELLQPNPIYSTSLLNHLLTVKLESLHLAGRPFYIWHLAGGPLEIRHIEEEPFQIQQLAGRPFPFGLLAGRLFLIQHMSDGPFHIGHFPGRPFHIMNLTGGTFHIRHLAKDHSTFCKLLAVHSTSRNWHEVHSTSGFSHEDHSTSNIWQVYHSTSGIWQRNIPHPASSRWTIPHPTSVRLISPQPANGSKMILDSASDRQTIPHVASGRRTIPHAIWQEVLSKSGI, encoded by the exons atgaagcaaactgaagagctgttgcaaccaaacccaa tttacagtacatcactattaaaccatctcctaactgtcaaattggagtcactgcatctggcaggaagaccattctacatctggcatctggcaggtggaccattggaaatccgacatattgaagaagaaccattccagatccagcaactggcaggaagaccattccccTTCGGgcttctggcaggcagactattcctcatccagcatatgtcagatggaccattccacattggacattttccaggaaggccattccacatcatgaatctgacaggcggaacattccacatacggcatctggcaaaggaccattccacattctgtaagttgctagcagtccattccacatccagaaactggcacgaagtccattccacatccggattctcacatgaggaccattccacctccaacatttggcaggtgtaccattccacatccggaatctggcagaggaacattccacatccagcatcttccaggtggacaattccacatccgacATCTGTTAGGCTGATCAGTCCACAGCCGGCAAATGGCAGTAAGATGATACTAGATTCAgcatctgacaggcagaccattccacatgtggcatctggcaggaggactattccacatgccatctggcaggaagtcctttccaaatctggcatctga